In one window of Bradysia coprophila strain Holo2 chromosome IV unlocalized genomic scaffold, BU_Bcop_v1 contig_106, whole genome shotgun sequence DNA:
- the LOC119070792 gene encoding probable proline iminopeptidase isoform X1 yields MSVKFPQECKMYPPIQPFNVGHLEVSSVHKIYFEQCGNKSGLPIVFVHGGPGGGFSPLDRRYFDPAAYHIILFDQRGAGKSTPAFSLEENDTWSLVADMEKLRVHLEADRWILFGGSWGSTLSLAYAEKHIDRVVAMILRGIFTIRDEEIQFFCQRGTSYIFPDLWEKFVAPIPENEHDDLVSAYYKRLTGSDEAERLRCAKAWCSWEMATIQLKVNPANLLIAENDTSALAFARIECHYFINKGFMEPNQLIDNAYIIRNAKIPVTIVHGRYDVVCPAKTAWDLYKQLPDAEFFFVDDAGHSAKETGITKKLVEASDKYKTLALKSVSSKKTPPRRVTCV; encoded by the exons ATGAGTGTGAAATTTCCGCAAGAGTGTAAAATGTATCCGCCAATTCAACCATTCAATGTCGGACACTTGGAGGTATCGAGTGTTCACAAGATATACTTTGAGCAGTGTGGAAACAAGAGTGGTTTACCAATCGTCTTTGTTCATGG TGGTCCTGGAGGTGGATTTTCACCGCTTGATCGAAGATATTTCGATCCGGCAGCATATCACATTATACTCTTTGATCAACGAGGTGCTGGAAAATCGACACCAGCATTTAGTCTAGAGGAAAATGATACGTGGTCTCTGGTCGCTGACATGGAGAAGTTGAG AGTCCATCTTGAAGCGGATCGATGGATATTGTTTGGCGGCAGTTGGGGTTCAACACTGTCATTAGCCTATGCTGAGAAACACATCGATCGCGTTGTCGCTATGATATTGCGTGGAATATTTACTATTCGCGACGAGGAAATCCAATTCTTTTGTCAACGCGGAACGTCCTACATATTCCCTGACTTGTGGGAAAAATTTGTGGCACCGATTCCCGAAAATGAACACGATGACCTGGTCTCTGCATACTACAAACGGCTTACTGGTAGTGATGAAGCAGAGAGGCTTCGATGTGCTAAGGCTTGGTGCAGTTGGGAAATGGCAACTATACAACTTAAG GTCAATCCTGCTAACTTGTTGATTGCCGAAAATGACACATCAGCTCTGGCCTTTGCCCGAATCGAATGCCATTATTTCATCAACAAAGGTTTCATGGAACCGAATCAGTTAATTGACAACGCTTACATCATTCGCAACGCTAAGATACCTGTGACGATTGTGCATGGGCGTTACGATGTTGTCTGTCCGGCAAAAACGGCATGGGACCTGTACAAACAACTACCAGATGCTGAATTCTTTTTCGTGGATGATGCTGGACACTCGGCTAAGGAAACAGGAATTACAAAGAAGCTGGTTGAAGCTTCTGATAAGTACAAAACTTTGGCTTTGAAGTCTGTGTCGTCGAAGAAAACGCCTCCGAGGAGGGTGACCTGTGTTTAG
- the LOC119070791 gene encoding probable proline iminopeptidase, whose protein sequence is MFVFVLSIYLSLFQNAHALQSSARSTHSSNTSAETSSRKEYIDGRLITHIQQYTLVEKGKMYPSIEPFNTGHLEVSSIHTLYYEQSGNKNGLPIVFVHGGPGGGTTPSARQYFDPEAYHIILFDQRGAGKSTPASCLEENDTWYLVADMEKLRVHLEVDRWILFGGSWGTTLSLAYAEKHIDRVRAMILCGISTVSDEKVHFSHQSGASYLFPDVFEKFVAPIPKIERNDLVYAYYKRLTGSDEAERLRCAKAWATWEMSTVELKINPENLLNIQNDTWALAFARIECHYFINKGFLKPNQLIDDAYIIRNAKIPVTIVQGRYDVVCQVKTAWDLYKQLPEAEFFLMDDAGHSSKETGTANKLVEACDKYKTLTP, encoded by the exons ATGTTCGTGTTTGTTCTATCTATTTACTTATCATTGTTTCAAAATGCCCATGCCTTACAATCGTCAGCTCGGTCTACCCATAGCAGTAACACTTCTGCTGAAACATCTAGCCGCAAAGAATATATTGATGGCCGTCTTATAACACATATCCAACAATACACATTAGTGGAAAAGGGCAAAATGTATCCATCAATTGAACCGTTCAATACCGGTCACTTGGAGGTATCCAGTATTCACACGTTATACTATGAGCAGTCTGGAAACAAGAACGGTTTACCTATAGTCTTTGTTCATGG TGGCCCTGGAGGTGGTACCACACCTTCTGCTCGGCAATATTTCGATCCGGAAGCATATCACATCATACTCTTTGATCAACGAGGTGCTGGAAAGTCAACACCAGCATCTTGTCTAGAGGAAAATGATACGTGGTATTTGGTCGCTGACATGGAGAAGTTGAG AGTCCATCTTGAAGTGGACCGATGGATATTGTTTGGCGGCAGTTGGGGCACAACACTGTCATTAGCCTATGCTGAGAAACACATTGATCGAGTTCGCGCTATGATATTGTGTGGAATATCTACTGTTAGCGACGAGAAAGTCCACTTTTCCCATCAAAGCGGAGCGTCTTACCTATTCCCTGACgtgtttgaaaaatttgtggcACCGATTCCCAAAATCGAACGCAATGACCTCGTCTATGCATACTACAAACGACTCACTGGAAGTGATGAGGCAGAAAGGCTACGATGTGCAAAAGCGTGGGCTACTTGGGAAATGTCGACGGTAGAGCTAAAG aTCAATCCTGAAAATCTGTTGAATATCCAAAATGATACCTGGGCGCTGGCATTCGCTCGAATCGAATGCCATTATTTCATTAACAAAGGTTTCTTGAAGCCGAATCAGTTGATTGATGATGCTTACATCATTCGCAACGCCAAAATACCTGTGACGATTGTGCAGGGGCGTTATGATGTTGTTTGTCAAGTGAAAACGGCATGGGACCTGTACAAACAACTACCAGAGGCGGAATTCTTTTTGATGGATGATGCTGGACACTCTTCCAAAGAGACCGGAACTGCTAACAAGTTGGTGGAAGCTTGTGATAAGTACAAGACTTTGACACCGTAG